The genomic window TCGCGTCGCTCTCGGGCCTCGCGACCTCGGCCGGCGTGCTCGTCGACGCGGCGTCGCGCTCGTGGAGCGACCCGACCGTCTTCGCCATCGGCGACTGCGCGCACGTTGCCGATCCCGCCGACGCCGAGCCCGACGGCCGCGTGCCGGGCGGCCCGAGCGGACTCGTCGGACCCGGCTGGCGGCAGGCCGACCGCCTCGCGGCGCTGCTGTCGTCGGGGGTCGAGGGACCCGCCTCCGTCGAACGCCCCGGCGTGGTGATGCTCAAGGCCGAGGGCATCGACGTGGTCGCCGGAGGCGCGGTCGACGCTGATCCGTTCTCACACGCTCCCGGATGCCACGGCCCCCAGGTCACGCTCTGGGCCGACCCCGCGCGCGGCGCCTACATGAAACTCGTCACCGTCGAGGGCGTGCTGACCGGCTTCGTCGCGGTCGGCATGCCGCGGACCGGAGCCGAGCTCACGCTGCTCTTCGAGCGCGGGTCGGAGCTGCCCGCCGACCGCTCATGGCTGCTGCGCCTCGACGCCGCGGACGCCGGAATGCCCGCCGTCGGCGATCCCTTCGCCGCCGATGCCACCGTGTGCTGGTGCAACGGGGTGAGCGCGGGGGCGATCCGCAAGGCCGTGGCCGCGGGCGAGCCGACGGTCGCGTGCGTGAAGTCCGCGACCCGCGCCGGCACCGGCTGCGGCGGCTGCGTCGGGCGCATCACCGAGCTGCTGGCGCGCGAGGCCGTTCCGGCGTGAGGACGTAGCTCATCCGCCGCAGTCCGCCCAACGGTCGCCCCACTTGCCCCACATGGCTGCCCGCGCACCCCACACCGACCATTCGCGGCAACTCACCCGCCGCGGTCCGCCCGACGGTCACCCCACTTGCCCCACATGGCTGCCCGCGCACCCCACACCGACCATCCGCGGCAACTCAACCGCCGCAGCCCGCCCAACGGTCGCCCCACTTGCCCCATGTGGCTGCCCGCGCACCCCACACCGACCATTCGCGGCAACTCAACCGCCGCAGCAGCGTGGTCGCGGCATCCGGAATCCCCTCGTGACCGCCCGCCACGCGCGACACGACTCCGAAACGCGACGGCAGTACAGTTCACGCATGCCTCCGATCGAGAACCTGCTGGCCTTCGTCGCGGCGTCGCTCGTGCTCATCGTCATCCCGGGTCCCGGCGTGCTGTTCGTGATCGGGCGCTCCATCGCGCTCGGCCGCCGTGCGGGGCTGCTCAGCGTGCTCGGCAACGCGATCGGCAACATCCCCGCGATCCTCGCGACGGCGTTCGGCATCGGGGCGATCGTGGCCTCGTCGATCGTGGCGTTCACCGTGCTCAAAATCGTCGGGGCGGCGTACCTGGTGTGGCTCGGCATCCAGGCGATCCGTCACCGCCGCGATCACGTCGCCGGCCCCGCGCCGAGCCCCAAGTCGCGCTGGACCCTCCTGCGTCAGGGCTTCGTCGTCGGCGTCACCAACCCCAAGACGATCGCGTTCTTCGTCGCCGTGCTGCCGCAGTTCGTCGACCCGCACGCGGGAGCCGTGTGGCTGCAGCTGCTCGCGCTGGGCCTGATCTTCCAGGTGCTGGCTCTGGTCTGCGATTCGACCTGGGCCCTCGCCGCCGGCACCGCGCGCACCTGGTTCGCGGGGTCGCCGAAGCGCCTGTCGGCCCTCTCGGGCACGGGCGGGTTCATGATGATCGGCCTGGGTGGGGCGCTCGCGCTGACCGGCGCGAAGAGCTGACACCGGGCCCTCGAGACTGCACTTCGCTGACAACTCAGCGTCATCCTGCAGCCGATGTGTCAGCGAGATGCAGTCTCGGCGCCTCACCGCGACCGCTGGCGCCTCAGCGCGCCCGAACGCCCAGATCGGCGGATGCCGCGCCCTCGAGCCGCGTGCCGTCCGGCGCGTAGCGCGAGCCGTCGACGGGGCTGTCCCAGGAGCGTTCCGCGTCGTTCCAGGTGAGCGGGGCCGGGGCGACAACCGCGCGCGTCTGTCCCTCGATCGTCGAGACCGCCGCGGTCCGGAGCCCCTGCCGCGACACCAGACCGGCGCCCTCGGCCGGCCGCTTCACCGGCGCCGGAGCCGCCGCAGCGAACGCCCCCGCGGCCACGCCGACGCGCCGCCCCGCCTCGCCGATCCCCCGGCCGAGGTCGGCGGGAACGGTCATGCGGGTGCCGATCGTGCGCATCCACTGCGGGCGGTCGCTGCGCGAGACCCCGCGGATCTCGTCGGTCAACCGCATCGCTGCGGCGGGGCCGTTGGTCAGCCCCCACCCCGCGTATCCGGTGGCGAAGCGGAGGCGTCCGAGGCCTCTCGGCATCCCTCCGACGAAGGGCACGAGGTTGTGCGACTGGTAGTCCTGGCCCGACCAGCGAGCGATCTCGGCGCCGACCGGCAGTGTGCGACGGGCCCAGGCGGCGAGGCCTTCGGCGAGAGCGACTTCCGAGGGGGCGGAGCCGACCGGATGCCGCGCCCCGGTCACCAGCAGAACACCGCGTCCGAATGAGGACGGTGCCGCGACGACGCTGCGGCCGTCGGCGCCGACCTCGCTCCACATGCCACCGGGGGCCT from Microbacterium testaceum includes these protein-coding regions:
- a CDS encoding LysE family translocator, whose amino-acid sequence is MPPIENLLAFVAASLVLIVIPGPGVLFVIGRSIALGRRAGLLSVLGNAIGNIPAILATAFGIGAIVASSIVAFTVLKIVGAAYLVWLGIQAIRHRRDHVAGPAPSPKSRWTLLRQGFVVGVTNPKTIAFFVAVLPQFVDPHAGAVWLQLLALGLIFQVLALVCDSTWALAAGTARTWFAGSPKRLSALSGTGGFMMIGLGGALALTGAKS